The region GCTCTCGCGGCCTATGCGTTCGCGCGCATCCAGTTCAAGGGCCTCGGCATCCTGTTCGCCGCGATGATCGGCACGCTGCTGCTGCCGTTCCACGTCGTGATCATCCCGCAGTACATCATCTTCAACAACCTCGGCCTGGTCGACACGTTCTGGCCCATCGTGCTGCCGAAGTTCCTCGCCACCGAAGCGTTCTTCGTGTTCCTCCTCGTGCAGTTCATCCGGCAGATGCCGCGTGAGATGGACGAAGCCGCCCGCATCGACGGCGCCGGACACCTCCGCATCTTCTGGTCGATCATCCTGCCGCTGATCAGGCCCGCCCTGATCACCTGTGCGATCTTCGCGTTCATCTGGTCGTGGAACGACTTCCTCGGACCCCTGCTCTACCTCACGAGCCCCGAGAACTACCCCCTCCCGATCGCGCTGCGTCTCTACAACGACCAGACCTCCACCAGCGACTACGGCGCGACCGTCACCGCGTCGTTCGTCGCCCTCCTCCCCGTGCTGCTGTTCTTCCTCGTGTTCCAGCGGTTCATCGTCGACGGCGTCGCCACCCAAGGCGTCAAGGGATAGCAGCCGACAATGGACCGCCGACAGATGCGAGCCGCCCGTCGCGCCGATCGCGACGGCTCCGGCCCCACGCTCGAAGAGCGCGAAGCCGCCCGCTACCCCGGGGCGACGGGCGCGTTCGCACTGTTCGGCGAAGTGCTCCTCACCGGACTCCTCGTCACCATCGCGAGCCTCCCCGTCATCACCCTCCCCGCAGCCCTCGCCGCCGGCATCCGCCACATCCGCCGCTACCTGAACGCCGAGCAGTCCCACGCCCGCCAGTTCTGGAGCGACTACCGGCACGCCCTCCCCGGCGGGCTCGCCGTCGGTGCGGTCACCACCCTCATCGCCGGCATCCTCATCGCCGACATCCTCCTCGCGAACACCGGCGCCCTGCCCGGCGGCGCCGCGATCGGGATCATCGGCTGGGCCGGCCTCACCCTCGCCGGCACCGCGCTGCTCGCCGCCGCCGGCGCCTGGACGCCCGGCACCGGATGGATGCCCGCCGTCCGCGGCATCCCCGCCGCCCTCGCGGGCGACCCGGTCGGCACGCTCTACCTCGCCGCGACCGTCGTCTTCACCGGCGTCGTGACCTGGATGCTCATCCCCCTCGTCATCGCCGCGCTCGGCTGCGCCGCCACCGCCGTCGTCGCCATCCCCGCCCGCCGCGGGGTCGGCGCGGAAACACGGCGATGACGAAGTTCCAGACCGTCGCCCATCTTGAGGGGAAGCGCCTGCGGAGTGATGCAGCGGACGAGATGCCGACCGCCGAGACCCCGTGGACGAGAGCGATCGGGCGCGTGCTCGCCGTGGGTGTGGTCGGCGTGCGGCGCTGCGATGCCATCGATTCGCGCACAGGGCGCGGGGCGGAGTTGGGTGATCTGCTGGCCCAAGCGCTGGACGCTGCGCTTCTCGTCGACGCTCGCAGCGACGGGTCCGTCCTAG is a window of Microbacterium terrae DNA encoding:
- a CDS encoding carbohydrate ABC transporter permease, whose amino-acid sequence is MSTTSSFGENALLITENQVDPDTRAGQAPAKGRRKIKRNTWQTVIWFIVLTAITVIVLYPLVWLLFSTFKPNSEFGQSIAIFPENPTFDNYIKVSEGIAGIPMWKFFWNSLVLAALAVIGTVLSSALAAYAFARIQFKGLGILFAAMIGTLLLPFHVVIIPQYIIFNNLGLVDTFWPIVLPKFLATEAFFVFLLVQFIRQMPREMDEAARIDGAGHLRIFWSIILPLIRPALITCAIFAFIWSWNDFLGPLLYLTSPENYPLPIALRLYNDQTSTSDYGATVTASFVALLPVLLFFLVFQRFIVDGVATQGVKG
- a CDS encoding DUF624 domain-containing protein → MDRRQMRAARRADRDGSGPTLEEREAARYPGATGAFALFGEVLLTGLLVTIASLPVITLPAALAAGIRHIRRYLNAEQSHARQFWSDYRHALPGGLAVGAVTTLIAGILIADILLANTGALPGGAAIGIIGWAGLTLAGTALLAAAGAWTPGTGWMPAVRGIPAALAGDPVGTLYLAATVVFTGVVTWMLIPLVIAALGCAATAVVAIPARRGVGAETRR